The proteins below come from a single Micromonas commoda chromosome 8, complete sequence genomic window:
- a CDS encoding tRNA synthetase, which produces MSTRDDQPSESANAGGEQVVTPWDVAGGADGKIDYAKLVNEFGCSTIDDALIARIEKVTGCRAHPFLRRGMFFAHRELDQIVTAYEKGEKFYLYTGRGPSSEALHLGHLIPFHFTRWLQEAFKVPLVIQLTDDEKFLWKSLKLEDARRLARENAKDIIACGFDPRRTFIFSDVNYMCTPFYLNVLKIAKCVTFNQARGIFGFSGESNIGQVGFPPTQAAPAFPDCFPHLFGTDKKSLRCLIPCAIDQDPYFRMTRDAAPRIGGYKPALIESRFFPALKGESGKMSASDPTSAIYVTDTPKQIKDKVNKYAFSGGRLTVEEHREKGGDLEVDISWKWLNFFMDDDDKLRTIGEAYGSGAMLSGEIKKELVECLTPMIVAHQEARAKVSDAVVDQFFSTAPRDFDSMFGELVGDAPAPSEGPVSFQGGENLVASNAPVPAVAGGEGNEGDDAGAAAAGGDQPLSKSELKRIAKEKQIAEKKAAKAAEKAAKAAAAAQ; this is translated from the coding sequence ATGAGCACCCGCGACGATCAGCCATCGGAATCGGcgaacgccggcggcgagcaggtCGTCACGCCTtgggacgtcgcgggaggcgccgacggcaagATCGACTACGCCAAACTCGTCAACGAGTTTGGATGCTCcaccatcgacgacgcgcttATCGCCCGCATCGAAAAGGTGACGGGCTGCCGCGCGCATcccttcctccgccgcggcatGTTCTTCGCCCATCGCGAGCTCGACCAGATCGTCACCGCGTACGAGAAGGGGGAGAAATTTTACCTCTACACCGGCCGCGGGCCGTCGTCCGAGGCCCTGCACCTCGGCCACCTCATCCCCTTCCACTTCACCAGGTGGCTCCAGGAGGCTTTCAAGGTGCCCCTCGTCATCCagctcaccgacgacgagaagtTCCTGTGGAAATCCCTgaagctcgaggacgccaggcggctggcgcgggaAAACGCCAAGGACATCATCGCGTGCGGATTCGACCCCAGGCGCACGTTCATCTTCTCCGACGTCAACTATATGTGCACCCCGTTCTACCTCAACGTGCTGAAGATCGCCAAGTGCGTCACGTTCAACCAGGCGCGCGGCATCTTCGGCTTCTCCGGCGAGTCCAACATCGGCCAAGTCGGCTTCCCGCCCACGcaggcggcgcccgcgttcccCGACTGCTTCCCGCACCTCTTCGGCACCGACAAGAAGTCGCTTCGATGCCTCATCCCGTGCGCCATCGACCAGGACCCGTACTTTCGCATgacacgcgacgccgcgccccgcaTCGGCGGGTACAAGCCCGCTCTCATCGAGTCTCGATTCTTCCCCGCGCTGAAGGGCGAGAGCGGAAAGATGTCCGCGTCCGATCCCACGTCCGCCATCTACGTCACGGACACCCCGAAGCAGATCAAGGACAAGGTGAACAAGTACGCGTTcagcggcgggcggctcACGGTCGAGGAGCACAGGGAGAAGGGCGGCGACTTGGAGGTGGACATCAGCTGGAAGTGGCTCAATTTCttcatggacgacgacgacaagctGAGGACGATCGGCGAGGCGTACGGCAGCGGCGCCATGCTGAGCGGCGAGATCAAGAAGGAACTCGTGGAGTGTCTCACGCCCATGATCGTCGCGCACCAGGAGGCCCGGGCGAAGGTctcggacgccgtcgtcgaccagTTCTTCAGCACGGCGCCCCGCGATTTCGACTCGATgttcggcgagctcgtcggagACGCCCCGGCTCCCTCGGAGGGCCCGGTGTCGTTCCAGGGCGGCGAGAACCTCGTGGCGAGCAACGCTCCGGttcccgcggtcgccggcggcgaggggaatgagggtgacgacgccggcgcggcggcggcggggggcgaccAGCCGCTGTCGAAAAGCGAGCTCAAACGCATCGCCAAGGAGAAGCAGATtgcggagaagaaggcggccaaggcggcggagaaggccgccaaggctgccgcggcggcgcagtga
- a CDS encoding non-selective cation channel-2 family (translocation protein Sec62 homolog; NSCC2), whose amino-acid sequence MKSTGGTPGKDKKAAGKDKKRGDKQDPLHDPVRAVAYHLRGSKGPESRNARLDDYQRIDYFRGKDLFRLLRKHPGLLDEYAPAITGKPTPANPGIKERDVQIAEIGERLMRDGYFFRIDRVYEDPRPGRTRRVKFPKFMQTLPRQMQKFTDDGEGFYGWRYDRPMSWTSILLSCLAAFAIVLMCLFPLAPIWMKKMVLYACLSILGLFFVVFVVRTVVFAVVWLLTGRHFWILPNITSDEIPIDEVFSPMWEFDDLDASGNVVGRIGAVKRLGLAGALTAVLVGLYKIAPENTKAINIHKAHDSILDLFDLNDVPKGIAGSVAAAGGESQVNAEGTANVTANATEPPIE is encoded by the exons ATGAAATCGACCGGGGGAACCCCCGGCAAGGATAAGAAGGCTGCCGGCAAGGACAAGAAGAGGGGCGATAAGCAGGATCCGCTTCACGatcccgtccgcgccgtcgcgtatCACCTCCGCGGTTCCAAGGGGCCGGAATCCCGGaacgcgcggctcgacgaCTACCAGCGCATCGACTACTTCCGCGGGAAGGACCTCTTCCGCCTGCTCCGCAAGCACCCGGGCCTCCTGGATGagtacgcgcccgcgatcaCCGGCAAACCCACCCCGGCGAACCCGGGCATCaaggagcgcgacgtccaGATCGCCGAGATCGGCGAGCGGCTCATGCGCGACGGGTACTTCTTCCGCATCGATCGCGTCTACGAGGACCCGAGGCCGggccgcacgcgccgcgtcaAGTTCCCGAAGTTCATGCAGACCCTGCCGCGGCAGATGCAGAAgttcaccgacgacggcgagggttTCTACGGCTGGCGGTACGATCGGCCGATGTCCTGGACCTCGATCTTGCTCTcctgcctcgccgcgttcgccatcGTGCTCATGTGCCTCTTCCCGCTGGCGCCGATATGGATGAAGAAGATGGTGCTCTACGCGTGCCTATCCATCCTCGGTTTGttcttcgtcgtcttcgtcgtgcgcaccgtcgtcttcgccgtcgtctggCTCCTCACCGGCCGGCATTTCTGGATCCTGCCCAACATCACATCCGACGAGATCCCAATCGACGAGGTCTTCTCGCCGATGTGGGAGTTCGACGATCTCGACGCCTCGGGCAACGTCGTCGGCAGGATCGGCGCGGTGAAGCGACTCGGCCTGGCTGGCGCCCTCACCGCCGTGCTCGTCGGTCTCTACAAGATCGCGCCGGAGAACACCAAGGCTATCAACATACACAAAGCGCACGACTCCATCCTGGACCTCTTCGACCTCAACGACGTTCCCAAGGGCATCGCCGGATCCGTCG cggcggcgggaggagagTCGCAGGTCAACGCGGAAGGCACCGCAAACGTCACCGCAAACGCCACAGAGCCGCCGATCGAG
- a CDS encoding predicted protein has protein sequence MAPRGIHHAASPLVCAAAPATTAEAGTEATPKTERRKRVLSGVQPTGSIHLGNYFGAIKNWVKMQEEFDAFYCVVDLHAITAGAHDPKELIKSTRSSAAIYLAAGLDPERSNVFVQSHVSAHSELCWLLNCATPIGWLEKMIQFKEKARKAGEDVSVGLLDYPVLMASDILLYNADIVPVGEDQRQHLELTRDIAGRVNNLYGGGKWKKMGPKGSRAPSGRFRGGDILRVPDAYIPEAGARVMSLTDGSAKMSKSNPAEGSRINVLDTPDEIAKKIKRCKTDAVEGLEFGDPTRPEATNLLTIYQLCTGMTKEEVLKECGSMRWGDFKPALTDAVVEHLSPIQARYAEIMQEEGYLDGVLKRGADAANEVAEKTVADVRDAMGFMERIR, from the exons ATGGCCCCTCGCGGCATCCAccacgccgcgtcccccctcgtgtgcgccgcg gctcccgcgacgaccgccgaGGCCGGTACCGAGGCTACCCCCAAGACCGAGCGCCGCAAGCGCGTCCTCTCCGGCGTCCAGCCCACGGGCTCCATCCACCTCGGTAACTACTTCGGCGCGATCAAAAACTGGGTGAAGATGCAGGAGGAGTTCGACGCCTTCTACTGCGTCGTCGACCTCCACGCCATCACCGCCGGAGCTCACGACCCGAAGGAGCTCATCAAGTCGACCcggtcgtccgcggccatctacctcgccgccgggctggACCCCGAGCGCTCCAACGTCTTTGTCCAGTCGCACGTGTCGGCGCACTCCGAGCTGTGCTGGCTGCTCAACTGCGCGACCCCAATCGGCTGGCTCGAGAAGATGATCCAGTtcaaggagaaggcgcgcAAGGCTGGCGAGGACGTGAGCGTGGGTCTGTTGGACTATCCGGTGCTCATGGCGAGCGATATCCTGCTCTACAACGCGGACATCGTGCCCGTGGGCGAGGATCAGCGGCAGCACCTGGAGCTCACTCGCGACatcgccgggcgcgtcaACAACCTGTACGGAGGAGGGAAGTGGAAGAAGATGGGCCCGAAGGGATCCAGGGCACCCTCGGGAAGGTTCAGGGGCGGGGACATCCTGCGCGTCCCCGACGCTTACATCCCTGAGGCTGGCGCGAGGGTCATGTCACTGACGGACGGTTCGGCGAAGATGTCCAAATCGAACCCGGCGGAGGGCTCGAGGATCAACGTGCTGGACACCCCGGACGAGATCGCGAAGAAGATCAAGCGATGCAAGACGGACGCCGTGGAAGGGCTGGAGTTTGGCGACCCAACGCGACCGGAGGCGACCAACTTGCTCACCATCTACCAGCTGTGCACGGGCATGACCAAGGAGGAGGTGCTCAAGGAGTGCGGCTCGATGCGGTGGGGCGATTTCAAAccggcgctcaccgacgccgtcgtcgagcacctcTCGCCGATCCAGGCGCGTTACGCGGAGATCATGCAGGAGGAGGGGTACCTGGACGGGGTGCTCAagaggggcgcggacgcggcgaacgaggtGGCGGAGAAGACGGTGGCCGACGTGAGGGACGCGATGGGTTTCATGGAGAGGATTCGATGA
- a CDS encoding predicted protein produces the protein MEDWDDDDEDPLHSVGGVHSDDEDDAAAFVDRDEDGRPLYNQLPGGIGARALALGYNPRTAEDPVLEPGLYLVGTPIGNLEDITLRALRILRSADAVLCEDTRHTKRLLARYSIEPLKLVSYHAHNERRRREPLLDKMRRGASLALVSDAGTPGVADPGADIAAACAEEGIAVFPIPGPSAAAAAVAMAGIPVDEGFTFCGFLPPKSGARRKKLETLRPIKGSLVAFVPPHKLVNTLKDCAEALGDRNCCVCREMTKHVSSHV, from the exons ATGGAGGactgggacgacgacgacgaagacccGTTACattccgtcggcggcgtccactccgacgacgaggacgacgcggccgccttcgtcgatcgcgacgaggacggacgTCCGCTGTACAACCAACTCCcgggcggcatcggcgcgagggcgctggcgctgggGTACAACCCGCGCACGGCGGAGGACCCGGTGCTGGAACCCGGTTTGTACCTCGTGGGAACTCCGATCGGGAACCTCGAGGACATCACGCTCCGAGCGCTGCGGATTCTCCgaagcgccgacgccgtgctgTGCGAGGACACCCGGCACACCAAGCGACTGCTGGCGCGGTACTCGATCGAGCCCCTGAAGCTGGTGAGCTACCACGCGCACAacgagcggcgtcggcgagagcCGCTCCTGGACAAGATGCGGCGGGGCGCTTCCCTGGCGCTCGTGTCCGACGCTGGCAcgccgggcgtcgccgatcccggcgcggacatcgcggcggcgtgcgcggaggAGGGGATCGCCGTGTTTCCGATCCCGGGtcccagcgcggcggccgcggcggtcgcgatggCGGGTATCCCGGTGGATGAGGGTTTCACTTTTTGCGGTTTCCTCCCGCCGAAatcgggcgcgaggaggaaaaAGTTGGAGACGTTGAGGCCGATTAAAGGGTCGTTGGTGGCGTTCGTGCCCCCGCACAAGCTGGTGAACACGCTGAAGGActgcgcggaggcgctcggaGACAGGAACTGCTGCGTGTGTCGCGAGATGACGAAG CACGTCTCGAGCCACGTATAA
- a CDS encoding predicted protein, producing the protein MLKGFFGGKRPPETPPSQGATRGADARARASSVSAEAAGGVVLGPSEARSTSERNPERRDPDDIPDGDMPALFERCQDLLAKTAKRADIGAKTPEDESRQFLRLNMIKRLVARLRAGLHEPDVLDAGERAAWAAQIEFLEEDVDRAVERVTGMAHERDPPTPKRDAAADGRGHRHGSSERQLGGMFAGLHVGGTPAGSSQFSGGADSGDLFSGLDLTPPPPPPAASSGLDLTPPPPPPPPPAAAVPPLTVGGVAGLGMLDEAMFGDGGAAAEPESAAPPASSPAPSSTTGGKNRRRGKVRVGYARDDDASGALDERRIGSPESAVISDGGGLGAVPILDPSEPSPTEPVPAADPPSEPSPTEPVPAADPPSEPSPTEPVPAADPPSESSPGFEPETSHAPTNSTAAAAAALLAAVRTAQTCELEAAACERRQMSLCEAEDYDGAEALNQVVDDLRARALQAEAEAFRAEALVAEALRDAVDAIEKRALKADAAADAADAEAKARRAKASGLEEEEEEDGAAAAAARARSESAREVRDAAADDAARARTKAEAARDARDAEVRESEEFAALTRAKSSAESAREEREALEREIESMRRALVEKESALERVVEREKVLREEEESAAAALTRTSESADEKVAAAEADANASSAALVAAEAALAEAADAAKRADEDAVAAKNAAARLADEAEALLKTAQASASAARADAGRTRDALNAVDAASRRLEAATAKERELETAETNASRRAVTAALERHVGKDVVAGAMTRSTPGARGPESLRKTAAVRRAECDRLVTEAEGEEEAKRAAAAMRDFKEAAARSKAAKDLRESAEAAKREADELEADAARMEAEAEAEDDTEPRDGDGEAEESTPADPTEAYKKLKASREEALVETWRARRRRVLAESAVEPEDSPASVALRAVAEVLEARIKRRERELEEDAS; encoded by the exons ATGCTCAAAGGTTTCTTCGGAGGCAAGAGAccgccggagacgccgccctcccagggcgcgacccgcggcgcggacgcgagagcgcgcgcgtcttccgtctcggcggaggcggcgggaggcgtcgtcctcgggccgTCCGAggcgcgatcgacgtcggAGCGGAATCCGGAGCGCAGGGACCCCGACGACATCCCGGATGGGGACATGCCCGCGCTGTTCGAGCGATGTCAGGACCTGCTCGCGAAGaccgcgaagcgcgcggacATCGGCGCCAAGACG CCCGAGGACGAGAGCCGCCAGTTCCTCCGCCTCAACATGATCAAGCGGCTCGTGGCCAGGCTCCGCGCGGGCCTTCACGAACCCGACGTCCTGGACgcgggcgaacgcgcggcgtgggcggcgcagATTGAATTCCTCGAAGAGGACGTGGACCGCGCGGTGGAACGCGTCACCGGCATGGCGCACGAGAGggacccgccgacgccgaaacgcgacgccgccgccgacgggcggGGCCACCGACACGGCAGCTCGGAGCGGCAGCTCGGGGGAATGTTCGCGGGTCTTCACGTGGGAGGAACCCCCGCTGGCTCTTCGCAAttctcgggcggcgcggactcgGGTGACCTCTTCAGCGGACTCGacctgacgccgccgccgccgccgcccgccgccagcaGCGGACTCGACCtgacgccgcccccgccgccgccgccgccgcccgccgctgccgtccCTCCCCTCAcggtcgggggcgtcgcgggcctcggcatgctggacgaggcgatgtttggcgacggcggggcggcggcggaacccgaaagcgccgcgcctcccgcgtcgtcccccgccccTTCCTCGACGACCGGGGGAAAGAACAGACGGCGAGGAAAGGTGCGCGTGGGAtacgcgagggacgacgacgcctcgggcgcgctcgacgagcgaCGGATCGGTTCGCCGGAGAGCGCGGTGATCtccgatggcggcggacTCGGTGCCGTCCCGATTTTGGACCCTTCCGAGCCTTCGCCCACGGAGCCCGTCCCGGCGGCTGATCCTCCTTCCGAGCCTTCGCCCACGGAGCCCGTCCCGGCGGCTGATCCTCCTTCCGAGCCCTCGCCCACGGAGCCCGTCCCGGCGGCTGATCCTCCTTCCGAGTCTTCGCCCGGATTCGAACCCGAGACGTCCCACGCCCCCACCAactcgaccgccgccgccgccgccgcgctcctcgccgcggttcgAACCGCGCAGACGTGCGAGCTCGAAGCGGCGGCTTGCGAGCGACGGCAGATGAGCCTGTGCGAGGCGGAGGAttacgacggcgccgaggctctcAACCAGGTGGTGGACGATctgagggcgagggcgttacaggcggaggcggaggcgtttagggcggaggcgctcgtcgccgaggctttGCGAGACGCAGTCGACGCGATTGAGAAGAGGGCGTTaaaggcggacgccgcggctgacgcggcggacgccgaggcgaaggcgagaAGGGCCAAAGCGAGCGGActcgaggaggaagaggaggaggacggcgcggcggcggcggcggcgcgagcgaggagcgAATCCGCTCGAGAGGttcgagacgccgccgccgacgacgcggcgagggcgaggacgaaggccgaggcggcgcgggacgcgcgggacgcggaaGTGCGCGAGAGCGAGGAGTTCGCCGCCCTGACGCGCGCCAAGTCCTCCGCCGagtcggcgcgcgaggagagggaggcgctcgagaggGAGATCGAGTCCATGCGGCGGGCGCTTGTCGAGAAGGAGTCGGCGTTGGAGAGGGTGGTGGAGCGGGAGAAGGTTcttcgcgaggaggaggagagcgcggcggcggcgctgacgcgAACCTCGGAATCCGCCGACGAgaaggtcgccgccgcggaggctgacgcgaacgcctcgtccgcggctctcgtcgcggcggaggcggccttagcggaggcggccgacgcggccaaacgcgcggacgaggacgccgtcgccgccaaaaACGCCGCAGCGCGACtcgccgacgaagccgaggCGTTACTAAAAACGGCGcaggcgtcggcgtccgcggcgcgggcggacgcggggcgcacgcgcgacgcccttaacgccgtcgacgccgccagccgCCGTCTCGAAGCCGCGACCGCCAAGGAACGAGAgctggagacggcggagacgaacgcgtcgcgtaGAGCGGTGACGGCTGCGCTGGAGAGACACGTCGGGaaagacgtcgtcgccggggcgatGACGCGGTCCACACCCGGTGCGCGTGGGCCCGAGTCGCTTCGCaagaccgcggcggtgcgtcgcgccgagtGCGACAGGCTCGTGACGGAGGCGgaaggcgaggaggaggcgaagcgagcggcggcggcgatgcgggaTTTTAAagaagccgcggcgcgatcgaaggcggcgaaggacctgagggagagcgcggaggcggccaaacgcgaggcggacgagctcgaagccgacgccgcccggatggaggcggaggcggaggcggaagACGACACCGAACCGAGGGATGgggacggcgaggcggaggagtcgacgcccgcggatCCCACCGAGGCGTACAAAAAGTTGAAGGCTTCGAGGGAGGAGGCTTTGGTGGAGACgtggcgggcgaggcggcggcgagtgctGGCCGAGAGCGCggtcgagcccgaggactcccccgcgtccgtcgcgctgcgTGCCGTCGCTGAGGTTCTCGAGGCGAGGATTAaaaggcgcgagcgcgagctggaggaggacgcgagctGA
- a CDS encoding predicted protein, producing MWNQGKSAFNMNVDTDDARRRAERVMETAARSGAALPLHSTWVRKIDDSDPKSRWIVEGSKPDATANDPLAAHLDLEAAVGRPPSAMGLADGDSDSSSNYDDSSDSESRGKKSSRKRKERDGSSDSDRKGSKKRKKEGKRKKRKKEKKSRRDGKRSKKSKKSRRSSSSSSSDGEASGDSDGGDRKRISAVSGKKIKLKLEGTSARTDAEDKRRQAYLRSLNAHVDMSHLTGR from the coding sequence atgtgGAATCAGGGTAAGTCCGCGTTCAACATGAACGTGGACACGGACGacgcccgtcgtcgagcggaGAGGGTGATGgagaccgcggcgcggtccggcgccgcccttccCCTGCACAGCACTTGGGTCCGAAAGATCGACGATTCGGACCCGAAGAGCCGGTGGATAGTGGAGGGGTCCAAGCCGGATGCGACCGCGAacgacccgctcgcggcgcacctgGACCTGGAGGCCGCGGTGGGCcgcccgccctcggcgatggGGCTGGCGGACGGGGACTCAGACTCGAGCAGCAATTACGACGACTCCAGCGACTCGGAATCCCGGGGCAAAAAGTCGTCGAGGAAGCGGAAGGAACGGGACGGCTCCAGCGACAGCGACCGGAAGGGATCGAAGAAACGGAAGAAGGAGGGCAAGAGAAAGAAGCGGAAGAAAGAGAAGAAGTCGCGAAGGGACGGGAAGAGGAGCAAGAAGAGCAAGAAGAGCaggcggtcgtcgtcgtcgtcgtcgagcgacggTGAAGCATCCGGCgactccgacggcggcgaccgcaAACGAAtcagcgcggtgagcggtAAGAAGATCAAGCTCAAGCTCGAGGGGaccagcgcgaggacggacgCGGAAGATAAGCGGCGGCAGGCGTACCTGCGGAGCCTGAACGCGCACGTCGACATGTCGCACCTCACCGGACGATGA